In Mycoplasma sp. Mirounga ES2805-ORL, a single window of DNA contains:
- the eno gene encoding phosphopyruvate hydratase: MSKIKTIYAREILDSRGNPTVQVEITTENNILGTANVPSGASTGSKEALELRDKNNAKYKENWFGGKGVQEAVDNVNKIIGPALISNNFDVFDQEKVDSFMINLDGTENKTKLGANAILGVSLALAHAAANEKQIPLYEYLKDQEKYILPLPMLNVLNGGAHASNTVDFQEFMIMPVSAKNFKEALKIANKVFHTLAGILKAKGHQTTVGDEGGFAPNSKSHEEVLNYLIEAITKAGFTPSKTDRNGVAIALDCAASEFYNSSSKKYIFKKLKNAIDLKMPGFENLHGTKVDFTTEELIKYYVDLVKKYPIISIEDPFDENDWDGFKKLNSLIGNEIQIVADDLTVTNLKLLNKSISEKAANSILIKLNQIGSLTETINVINKAQANGMSAVISHRSGETEDTTIADLAVAFGTGQIKTGSLSRTDRVAKYNRLLKIEDDLDNNSSFLGLKSFKNINVK, translated from the coding sequence ATGAGCAAAATTAAAACAATTTATGCAAGAGAAATATTAGATTCTAGAGGAAACCCAACAGTTCAAGTCGAAATTACTACGGAGAATAATATATTAGGTACTGCTAATGTACCTTCTGGGGCTAGTACAGGTTCAAAAGAAGCTTTGGAATTAAGAGATAAAAATAATGCCAAATATAAAGAAAACTGATTTGGCGGTAAGGGTGTTCAAGAAGCTGTTGATAATGTTAATAAGATAATTGGACCCGCATTAATTTCAAATAATTTTGATGTTTTTGATCAAGAAAAGGTTGATAGCTTTATGATAAATCTTGACGGAACGGAAAATAAAACTAAGTTAGGAGCAAACGCAATATTAGGAGTTTCATTAGCGCTTGCTCATGCGGCTGCAAATGAGAAACAAATACCACTCTATGAGTATTTAAAAGATCAAGAGAAATATATACTACCTTTACCTATGTTGAATGTCCTAAATGGAGGAGCTCACGCTTCAAACACAGTGGATTTTCAAGAATTTATGATTATGCCAGTTAGTGCAAAAAACTTCAAAGAAGCATTGAAAATTGCTAATAAAGTTTTTCATACATTAGCTGGAATATTAAAGGCTAAAGGACATCAAACAACAGTTGGAGATGAAGGCGGTTTTGCTCCAAATAGTAAAAGTCATGAAGAAGTTCTAAATTATTTAATTGAGGCAATTACTAAAGCAGGGTTCACCCCTTCTAAAACAGATAGAAATGGTGTTGCAATAGCGTTAGACTGTGCTGCAAGTGAATTCTACAATTCAAGTAGTAAGAAATATATTTTTAAAAAACTAAAAAATGCAATTGATTTAAAAATGCCCGGATTTGAGAATTTACATGGAACTAAAGTTGATTTTACAACAGAAGAATTAATTAAATATTATGTTGATTTAGTTAAAAAATACCCAATTATTTCAATCGAAGATCCGTTTGATGAAAACGATTGAGATGGATTCAAAAAATTAAATTCTTTAATCGGAAACGAAATTCAAATTGTTGCGGATGATTTAACTGTTACTAATTTAAAACTTTTAAACAAATCTATTAGTGAAAAAGCTGCGAATTCAATTTTAATAAAACTAAATCAAATTGGCTCTTTAACCGAAACTATTAATGTTATAAATAAAGCGCAAGCAAACGGCATGAGTGCGGTTATTAGTCATCGTTCAGGTGAAACTGAAGATACAACAATAGCTGATTTAGCAGTTGCATTTGGTACAGGTCAAATTAAAACCGGTTCACTCTCAAGAACCGATAGAGTTGCTAAATACAACAGATTATTAAAAATTGAAGATGATCTAGATAATAATTCTTCTTTTTTAGGTTTAAAAAGTTTTAAAAATATTAATGTGAAATAA
- a CDS encoding DUF2179 domain-containing protein, with protein MEDKNKKDKEIIDNQKTFEVSNIEQNDLKLKPEIDIFTKEDQDEIKKVIKKQNTKYKYTKLSNFVLKMSRLYAPMPIWKISLITSLLAVFFGVISFFFVKNTGIYNFGLAAFGQSISRLTNVYLRHNPDITIWAYNIIDNLLFWILYLVLSIPIFIFGWKKVGKIFTLLTIEFLVISSLVSFGIGQIPGANDIYIIGNFNHSNISEMSKQVISNELWAGKNDLWQLIPLTWSEGGNSLAQVIYAFAYGAMLAVFFAVIAIIGGSAGVTGIIGEYMSVVKHKNFGTINGYINLIIIVISVMVGTWLPGSLLVGDLSTIDENFLTSRGVSAIVAQSDIQVINELAKLKWHTSLYFSPNLISTFISNFVFVAFLNKLFPRYKIVQCKVYSPHMSKIREVIVSDKKTINSFTISKGIGGYSGNKTKVLSAITLYKQVPRLIKNIRKVDENALITISNVSSIDGNLYLPQDKF; from the coding sequence ATGGAAGACAAAAATAAAAAAGATAAGGAAATTATTGATAATCAAAAAACGTTTGAAGTTTCTAATATTGAACAAAATGATTTAAAACTAAAACCTGAAATTGATATTTTTACAAAAGAAGATCAAGACGAAATAAAAAAAGTAATCAAAAAACAAAATACAAAATACAAATACACAAAACTATCAAATTTTGTGCTAAAAATGTCAAGATTATATGCACCTATGCCTATTTGAAAAATATCTCTAATTACAAGCCTCTTAGCTGTTTTTTTTGGGGTGATCAGCTTTTTCTTTGTTAAAAATACTGGTATTTACAATTTTGGTTTAGCGGCATTTGGACAATCTATTTCAAGATTAACTAATGTATATTTAAGACATAATCCAGACATAACAATATGAGCTTACAATATTATTGATAACCTTTTATTTTGAATCTTATATTTGGTTTTAAGTATTCCGATTTTTATATTTGGATGGAAGAAGGTTGGAAAGATTTTTACTCTTTTAACTATTGAATTCCTTGTAATTAGTAGTTTAGTTTCATTTGGAATTGGTCAGATACCTGGAGCAAATGACATATATATAATCGGTAACTTTAACCACTCGAACATTAGCGAGATGTCAAAACAAGTAATTTCAAATGAATTGTGAGCAGGAAAAAACGATCTTTGACAATTAATTCCTTTAACATGATCTGAAGGTGGAAACTCCTTAGCCCAAGTTATTTACGCTTTTGCTTATGGAGCTATGCTTGCAGTATTTTTTGCAGTTATTGCAATAATTGGCGGAAGCGCTGGTGTAACTGGAATAATTGGCGAATACATGAGTGTTGTTAAACATAAGAACTTTGGAACAATAAATGGTTATATAAACTTAATAATTATAGTTATTTCAGTTATGGTGGGTACATGATTGCCCGGTAGTTTATTAGTCGGAGATTTATCTACAATAGATGAAAACTTTTTAACTTCCCGTGGGGTTTCAGCTATTGTAGCTCAATCTGACATTCAAGTAATTAATGAATTAGCAAAACTAAAATGACACACATCACTTTATTTCTCTCCAAACCTTATATCTACATTTATTTCTAACTTTGTTTTTGTTGCTTTCTTGAATAAATTGTTTCCAAGATACAAAATAGTTCAATGCAAGGTTTATTCACCACACATGTCAAAAATAAGAGAAGTTATTGTCAGCGATAAAAAAACAATAAACAGTTTCACTATATCCAAAGGAATAGGTGGTTACTCAGGAAATAAAACTAAGGTTTTATCAGCAATAACTCTTTATAAACAAGTGCCAAGATTAATTAAAAACATAAGAAAAGTTGATGAGAATGCTCTCATCACTATAAGTAATGTTTCAAGTATTGATGGCAATTTATACTTGCCACAAGACAAATTCTAA
- the pip gene encoding prolyl aminopeptidase, whose product MYEKYLYPAIEPYEKGFLEVDNIHNVYYEVSGNPKGIPIVYVHGGPGGGTTENCRRYFNPKKYKIILFDQRGCGKSLPTLELEGNTTQNLVNDMEKIRIHLGIDKWILFGGSWGTTLSLVYAIHHPHNVSKMVLRGVFLSRQKDLDWLYQANGAGEVEPIAYEKLVKNLNKTERRDVVNSYFKLMRSPDEKTRNEAFLDWNEWESYLVSVNKQPFNRKRELEFSKQIALIENWYFENKSFFEENFILNNVNKIKDIETYIVHGEFDLICMPSAAYDLHKELKNSKLYFLSNVAHTQREWKISKKLVEITDLI is encoded by the coding sequence ATGTACGAAAAATATTTATATCCAGCAATTGAACCATATGAAAAAGGTTTTTTAGAAGTCGACAACATTCATAATGTTTATTATGAAGTATCAGGTAATCCAAAAGGAATTCCAATTGTTTATGTCCATGGCGGTCCTGGTGGAGGAACTACAGAGAACTGCAGAAGGTATTTCAATCCTAAAAAATATAAAATAATTCTATTTGATCAAAGAGGTTGCGGGAAAAGCTTGCCAACATTAGAGTTAGAAGGTAATACGACTCAGAATTTAGTTAATGACATGGAAAAAATCAGAATTCATTTAGGAATTGATAAGTGAATTCTTTTTGGTGGATCATGAGGTACAACACTTTCTTTAGTTTATGCTATCCATCATCCACACAATGTTTCCAAAATGGTGCTTAGAGGAGTCTTTTTATCTAGACAAAAAGATTTAGATTGACTATACCAAGCAAACGGTGCAGGGGAAGTTGAACCTATTGCCTATGAAAAGCTTGTTAAAAATCTTAATAAAACAGAAAGACGAGATGTTGTAAATTCTTATTTTAAATTAATGAGAAGTCCAGATGAGAAAACACGAAACGAAGCTTTTTTAGATTGAAATGAATGAGAATCATATTTAGTTTCGGTAAATAAACAACCTTTTAATAGAAAAAGAGAATTAGAATTTTCAAAGCAAATAGCATTAATAGAAAATTGATATTTTGAAAACAAATCATTTTTTGAAGAAAACTTTATTTTAAACAATGTTAATAAAATAAAAGATATTGAAACATATATAGTGCATGGCGAATTTGACTTAATTTGTATGCCTTCAGCAGCATATGATTTACACAAAGAGTTAAAAAATTCAAAACTTTATTTTTTAAGTAACGTTGCACATACTCAAAGAGAATGAAAAATATCTAAAAAACTTGTTGAAATAACAGATTTAATTTAA
- the thiI gene encoding tRNA uracil 4-sulfurtransferase ThiI, protein MYSKILIRYGELTLKGKNKMTFVKILSKNIKKIVGEKPEIEYDRMFLSYSEDNLSKLSKIFGITSYSPVIVTSRDFDVIKESSLQLVSPNIKTFKIAARRNDKSYSMKSSDINMKIGSYVLENFKSIKVDVHNPDVCINIEVRKNNTYIFSDIIQGIGGLPVGSSGEVLHLMSGGIDSPVAAYQLMKRGLKVTFLSFVTPPQTDQKTIDKMISLSKLLNEYQGDTKFLIGNYSKLLNYIALVSNPKYKITLMRRSFYRIASMLASKLKINILSNGENLGQVASQTIESMSVINAASTKLVLRPLLTNDKVETIELAKKIGTYDISIIKASETCELFAPKEPVTKPKLSDLVKLEEELNLLDKLEKELIDKNIETTFI, encoded by the coding sequence ATGTACTCTAAAATTTTAATTAGATATGGTGAGCTTACCTTAAAAGGCAAAAACAAAATGACTTTTGTCAAGATACTTTCAAAAAATATCAAAAAGATTGTTGGTGAAAAACCTGAAATTGAATATGATAGAATGTTTTTAAGTTACTCTGAAGATAATTTAAGTAAATTATCAAAAATATTTGGTATTACTAGCTATTCACCTGTAATAGTAACTAGTAGGGATTTTGATGTAATAAAAGAGTCGTCTCTGCAATTAGTTTCTCCAAATATTAAAACATTTAAGATAGCGGCTAGAAGAAATGATAAAAGTTATTCAATGAAAAGCAGTGATATAAATATGAAGATAGGATCCTATGTATTAGAAAATTTCAAGAGTATTAAAGTAGATGTTCATAATCCGGATGTGTGTATAAATATTGAAGTTAGAAAAAATAATACATACATTTTCAGTGATATTATTCAAGGAATTGGTGGTCTTCCAGTTGGTTCTTCAGGCGAGGTATTACATTTAATGAGTGGAGGAATAGATTCGCCTGTTGCAGCATATCAATTAATGAAAAGAGGATTAAAAGTTACCTTTTTATCATTTGTTACTCCTCCTCAAACGGACCAAAAAACGATTGATAAAATGATAAGTTTAAGCAAACTTTTAAATGAGTATCAAGGAGATACAAAATTTTTAATAGGTAACTATTCAAAGTTATTGAACTATATTGCGTTAGTATCTAATCCTAAATACAAAATTACTTTAATGAGAAGAAGTTTTTATAGAATTGCTAGCATGTTAGCTTCAAAGTTAAAAATAAATATTCTTTCAAATGGCGAAAATTTAGGTCAAGTTGCATCGCAAACTATTGAAAGCATGAGTGTAATTAACGCTGCAAGTACTAAATTAGTTTTACGTCCTCTTTTAACAAATGATAAAGTAGAAACTATAGAGTTAGCAAAGAAAATTGGGACATATGATATATCTATTATAAAAGCTTCTGAAACATGTGAATTATTCGCCCCAAAAGAGCCCGTTACAAAGCCAAAATTAAGTGATTTAGTAAAATTAGAAGAAGAACTAAATTTACTTGATAAGTTAGAAAAAGAATTAATTGATAAAAATATTGAAACAACATTTATTTAG
- the rpmF gene encoding 50S ribosomal protein L32 — MAIVPKRKTSKQRKHKRRTHDALPVQNLVACKNCSKMIQQHRVCEFCGFYKGKKVEGFKSQDMRDNK; from the coding sequence ATGGCTATAGTACCAAAGCGTAAAACATCTAAACAACGTAAACACAAAAGACGTACCCATGATGCATTGCCTGTTCAAAATCTTGTAGCATGTAAGAATTGCTCTAAAATGATTCAACAACACCGTGTTTGTGAATTCTGCGGATTTTATAAAGGTAAAAAAGTTGAAGGCTTCAAAAGTCAAGACATGCGCGACAACAAATAA
- a CDS encoding purine-nucleoside phosphorylase, whose protein sequence is MPTPHLSCQKGEIAKVVLMPGDPLRAKYMAEKFLDSPKLVSSVRNMLFYTGLYKGKEVTIGGSGMGSASMGIYAYELFTEYDVDTIIRVGSTGSYIKELKIKQPVLVTRAYADGLGFIELMTGERTNEVFPSKSVLNSLNSSANKLNITIKEISCHSTDVFYSLRPLEKTIKKTQCQTVDNECFALFATAKRCNKKAGALLSVSENLITHESMSSDERLFEFSLMFEIALNSI, encoded by the coding sequence ATGCCAACACCTCATTTAAGTTGTCAAAAAGGAGAAATAGCTAAAGTTGTACTAATGCCCGGAGACCCATTAAGAGCCAAATATATGGCAGAAAAATTTTTAGATAGTCCAAAATTAGTTTCTTCTGTTAGAAATATGCTTTTTTATACAGGCCTATATAAAGGTAAGGAAGTAACGATTGGTGGATCAGGAATGGGCTCTGCATCGATGGGAATTTATGCATACGAATTATTTACAGAATACGATGTTGATACAATTATAAGAGTTGGTTCTACCGGTTCGTACATTAAGGAATTAAAAATAAAACAACCTGTTTTAGTAACAAGAGCTTATGCTGATGGTCTAGGTTTTATTGAACTTATGACAGGAGAAAGAACTAATGAAGTGTTTCCATCTAAATCTGTATTAAATTCATTAAATAGTAGTGCTAATAAATTGAATATTACCATAAAAGAAATTAGCTGTCACTCTACAGATGTTTTTTATAGTTTAAGACCTCTTGAAAAAACAATTAAAAAAACACAATGTCAAACAGTTGATAATGAATGTTTTGCATTATTTGCAACTGCCAAAAGATGTAATAAAAAAGCCGGAGCCCTTTTAAGTGTTTCTGAAAATTTGATAACTCATGAGTCAATGTCTTCTGATGAAAGGTTATTTGAATTTTCGCTAATGTTTGAAATAGCACTAAATAGTATTTAG
- a CDS encoding thermonuclease family protein, translating into MKFKKILFLGAIVSSVPVLSSSCFYNSQNKNPDGEKKNKKGTSNQIVYESHNIDKVNAFNYEYDDDFKANKGTIVKVNSIRDGDTFGATNILNMKSAYFRFSGIDTPETHKNIGQGNWADTTGKQYKYGKKAEKFTSWLLNGTFTKDIIVVPQKTINGRNDISDPYGRIVAIIYIRTIDNKYINVCEQLVKWGYARMNYISLNPNNKFYTSNTTYYKSLLEAKQYATKNKLGIYSGFYSEIYPF; encoded by the coding sequence ATGAAATTCAAAAAGATTTTGTTTTTAGGCGCAATTGTTTCATCGGTACCAGTTTTAAGTTCTAGTTGCTTTTACAATTCACAAAATAAAAATCCTGATGGAGAGAAAAAAAATAAAAAAGGCACATCAAATCAAATAGTTTATGAATCTCATAACATTGATAAAGTCAATGCTTTTAACTATGAATATGATGATGATTTTAAAGCTAATAAAGGAACAATTGTTAAAGTAAATTCAATTAGAGATGGCGATACATTTGGCGCAACAAATATATTAAATATGAAGTCTGCTTACTTTAGATTTAGTGGTATTGACACACCGGAAACTCACAAAAATATAGGTCAAGGAAATTGGGCTGATACAACTGGTAAACAATATAAGTATGGTAAGAAAGCTGAAAAATTTACAAGTTGATTATTAAATGGAACTTTTACTAAAGACATAATTGTTGTGCCCCAAAAGACTATAAATGGCAGAAATGATATTTCAGATCCCTACGGAAGAATAGTGGCTATTATTTATATTAGAACAATAGATAATAAATACATAAACGTTTGTGAACAACTAGTCAAATGAGGTTATGCAAGGATGAATTATATAAGTTTAAATCCAAATAATAAATTCTATACCTCTAATACAACCTATTATAAAAGTCTTCTAGAAGCTAAACAATATGCAACTAAAAATAAATTAGGAATATATAGTGGGTTCTATTCAGAAATTTATCCATTTTAA
- the mgtA gene encoding magnesium-translocating P-type ATPase yields the protein MKKQLNRTFFNSKTFLIQNSKNNINDVYKYFNSSEKGLETEEQIEINKEKFGSNKIEKKSRGLIWRNISGAFFNPFSLILILLSLVSLIVDIILPATQVIEDSVQPATFIIIVSMVIVSGILHMVNESRSKASAEKLVKMIQTTTRVERNGIFYEIPLEEVVAGDIVILAAGDIIPADLRIISAKDLFVSQSSLTGESDSIEKFATPTNEKNPNITDLQNIAFLSSNVISGSAKGIVLVTGENTYLGQVATKINEKPTKTNFEKGLSSISWLLIKIMLTVVPLVFIITTGKLLFNHEYTEIKKWVNVILFTISIAIGLTPEMLPMIVTGTLSRGALNMSKQKTIVKNLHSIQNFGAMDVFCTDKTGTLTLDQIVLEKHLDVDGQENNKVLKYAFLNSYYQTGLKNLLDKTIIEKTEELSDIDLQLRNLETLYEKVDEIPFDFQRKRMTVLVKSIEEKNKIGMITKGAVEEVVSICKFIEYQDQIIPISDKIIKKIFNQVDKLNDQGMRVIAVAHKKIKDNNEQFTIKSENEMVLIGYLAFLDPPKESTESAIKKLHDLGVEVKILTGDNARVTKAICEKVNIPSKKIILGSEISNMSNQELQEIVEQYNIFAKLSPDQKSRIIEALREKGHVVGYMGDGINDAPAMKVADVSISVDTAVDIAKETGNIILLEKDLNVLSTGIVEGRKTYANMNKYVKMTISSNFGNIISILFAAIMLPFVPLLAVQILFLNLIYDFACGAIPWDKVDQEFIQKPKIWNVKSIFKFMIWFGPISSIVDIISFLILRYALIPNLYPELDASSIEFATLFQTGWFIISMWTQSLVIHFIRTKRVPFIQSRPSFYLLFLSIAGAILITVIPYIPGVNDALHVKALNNWFYLLLFGSIALYITLIMIVRKIYIKKYGELL from the coding sequence ATGAAGAAACAATTAAACAGAACATTTTTTAATAGCAAAACCTTTTTAATACAAAATTCAAAAAATAATATTAATGATGTTTATAAATACTTTAATTCATCCGAAAAAGGATTAGAAACTGAAGAACAAATTGAAATTAATAAAGAAAAATTTGGATCAAATAAAATTGAAAAGAAGAGTAGAGGTCTTATTTGAAGAAATATTTCAGGCGCCTTCTTTAATCCTTTTTCATTAATTCTAATTCTTCTATCTCTTGTTTCACTAATAGTAGATATTATTTTACCCGCTACTCAAGTAATTGAAGATAGTGTTCAACCAGCCACATTCATAATTATTGTGTCAATGGTTATAGTTAGTGGAATATTACACATGGTTAATGAATCAAGAAGCAAAGCTAGCGCAGAGAAACTAGTTAAGATGATTCAAACCACAACAAGAGTTGAACGCAATGGTATTTTTTATGAAATACCTCTTGAAGAAGTTGTGGCAGGTGACATAGTAATTCTTGCAGCTGGTGATATTATCCCTGCAGACTTAAGAATAATTAGTGCTAAAGATTTATTTGTTAGTCAATCTAGTTTAACTGGTGAAAGTGATTCTATAGAGAAATTTGCAACGCCAACCAATGAAAAAAATCCAAATATAACTGATTTACAAAACATAGCATTCTTAAGTTCAAATGTTATTAGTGGTAGTGCAAAAGGTATAGTTCTTGTAACTGGAGAAAATACCTATTTAGGCCAAGTTGCTACAAAGATAAATGAAAAGCCTACAAAAACAAATTTTGAAAAAGGGCTATCTTCTATTTCGTGATTATTAATCAAGATAATGCTAACTGTTGTTCCTTTGGTATTCATAATAACAACTGGTAAATTATTGTTTAATCATGAATATACAGAAATTAAAAAATGGGTAAATGTTATTTTATTCACAATAAGTATTGCTATTGGTTTAACCCCAGAAATGCTTCCAATGATAGTTACTGGAACATTATCTCGCGGGGCACTTAATATGTCTAAACAAAAAACAATTGTAAAAAACTTACACTCTATTCAAAACTTTGGAGCTATGGATGTTTTTTGTACAGATAAAACTGGAACTTTAACCCTAGACCAAATCGTTTTAGAAAAACACCTAGATGTAGATGGTCAAGAAAACAATAAAGTTTTAAAATACGCTTTTTTAAATAGTTACTATCAAACAGGATTAAAAAACTTACTTGATAAAACAATAATTGAAAAAACAGAAGAATTGTCAGATATAGATTTACAATTAAGAAACCTGGAGACTCTTTATGAAAAAGTTGATGAAATTCCATTTGACTTTCAAAGAAAGAGAATGACAGTTTTAGTTAAAAGCATTGAAGAGAAAAATAAGATTGGAATGATTACAAAAGGTGCTGTTGAAGAAGTGGTATCAATATGTAAATTCATTGAATACCAAGATCAAATAATTCCAATCAGTGACAAAATTATCAAAAAAATATTTAACCAGGTCGATAAACTAAATGACCAAGGTATGAGAGTAATTGCGGTTGCTCATAAAAAAATTAAAGATAATAATGAACAATTCACAATCAAAAGTGAAAATGAAATGGTTTTAATTGGTTATTTAGCCTTCTTGGATCCTCCGAAAGAATCAACTGAAAGCGCCATTAAAAAATTACATGATTTAGGTGTAGAAGTAAAAATTCTAACTGGAGATAACGCTAGAGTAACAAAAGCAATTTGTGAAAAAGTAAATATACCAAGTAAAAAAATAATTTTAGGATCAGAAATTTCGAACATGTCTAATCAAGAATTGCAGGAAATTGTTGAACAATATAATATTTTTGCTAAGTTAAGCCCTGACCAAAAATCTAGAATAATTGAAGCCCTAAGAGAAAAAGGTCATGTTGTAGGATATATGGGAGATGGTATAAATGATGCTCCTGCAATGAAAGTGGCAGATGTTTCAATATCGGTTGACACAGCAGTTGATATAGCAAAAGAAACTGGAAATATTATTCTTTTAGAAAAAGACTTAAATGTTTTATCAACTGGAATAGTTGAGGGTCGCAAGACGTATGCAAACATGAATAAATATGTGAAAATGACAATCAGTAGCAATTTTGGAAACATAATTAGTATTTTATTTGCGGCTATCATGCTTCCGTTTGTTCCTTTATTAGCCGTTCAAATATTATTCTTAAATCTTATTTATGATTTTGCTTGTGGAGCAATTCCATGAGATAAAGTAGACCAAGAATTTATTCAAAAACCAAAAATTTGAAATGTAAAAAGTATATTTAAATTTATGATTTGGTTTGGACCAATAAGTTCTATTGTAGACATAATATCTTTCTTAATTTTAAGATATGCCCTTATTCCAAATCTATATCCTGAGCTTGATGCTTCAAGTATTGAATTTGCAACATTATTCCAAACCGGCTGATTCATAATCTCAATGTGAACACAATCACTTGTAATTCACTTTATAAGAACTAAAAGAGTTCCATTTATTCAATCGAGACCATCATTCTACTTACTATTCTTATCGATAGCTGGTGCTATATTAATAACAGTTATTCCATATATACCTGGTGTCAATGATGCACTTCACGTTAAAGCATTGAATAATTGATTCTACCTACTATTATTTGGATCTATTGCTTTATACATAACCCTAATTATGATTGTAAGAAAAATATACATTAAAAAATATGGAGAATTATTATAA